The Mediterraneibacter butyricigenes genome contains the following window.
TGTCCCCTTTCCCAGAAGAAATACAGGGATAGTTCCGGGGGTGCGAGGTCAAATGCGGAACAGCAAGATAAAAAAGAAATCAATGAAGAAGTGTGTCGTTGATATCAGATACCATGCGGCTGTGGGAGACTACAGCCGTATTCTTGTGGTATTAACGTCACATCAAGGGGAGAGAACAGATGGAAGAAACAAAAAGAAGTGGAATGAGCAAGGATCAATTCTGGAATCTGATTGAAAAAGCAAAGGAAGTGTGCGGCACCGATCTGGATGCTTCGGCAGTGTGGATCAAGCAGCAGCTCTTCTATATGACACCGGAGGATGTCCTCCAATTCCACAATCTTGTTTACAGTTACCGGGATGCAGCTTATAAGTATGGCTTGTGGACAGCGGCAGGTGTTATGATGGAAACCGGGTGCAGTGATGATAGTTTTTCTGATTTTCGGATGTGGCTGATTGCCCAGGGAAAAGAAGTCTATCTGAATGCTTTAAAAGATCCGGATTCCCTTTCCGGCGTGACTCCTTATGGATACTGTAGTTTTGAATCATTGGGATATATCTCATCGCAGGTTTACAGTGCCATGAAAGGGAAAAATATCTACCAGGACAGTACGGCAAGAATGCAGATGGAATGCTATGAGCA
Protein-coding sequences here:
- a CDS encoding DUF4240 domain-containing protein, translating into MEETKRSGMSKDQFWNLIEKAKEVCGTDLDASAVWIKQQLFYMTPEDVLQFHNLVYSYRDAAYKYGLWTAAGVMMETGCSDDSFSDFRMWLIAQGKEVYLNALKDPDSLSGVTPYGYCSFESLGYISSQVYSAMKGKNIYQDSTARMQMECYEQVVRDIVYHPMIEYPLELPEAMVVYPKLCECHLSEQVKKAPQKVKTWNVSRTDIRRMMARGNAAIKKIQEQGQNIPEAVRSIHKGMVR